tataaagatctttgtaatttaatcgaatacatttctttgggttttgcatttgatgcttctagtaccttaaatccttcaggtatcttcatatatatatcactatcaagtgatccatatagataagcagtcacaacatccatgagatgcatttctaaatttttagaaactgccagactgattaagtacctaaaagtaattgcatccataacaggagaataagtttcttcataatcaattcccggtctttgagaaaaaccttgagctacaagtctagctttataccttgtaacttcatttttctcatttctttttcggacaaaaatccatctgtatcctacaggtttcacatctttaggagtgagaatgatggatccgaaaacttttcttttattgagtgattctaattcagctcgtattgcttctttccattgagcccaatcatgtctattttgacattcaaccatagatgttggttctggatcatcatcattattcatgatgtcatatgcaacattaaatgaaaatttctcatcaagatttttcatttcatttcggttccataatatttttgaatatgcataattgattgcaatttctgtattgacatcatcaatctcctctgcagtaggagtactgatttgtggttcttcttgaacactttcttttacttcattatcagctgattttctttttcgaggatttttatcctttgaaccgattggtcttccacgtttctgacgtggcaaagattcatgagtgacgttattgccagcttttggaatttcaattcgagctggagtatttactgctggtatatatgattttgtcaccgtttttgtatctgtaaatgcatcaggcaattgatttgcaagttcttgtatatgcattatcttttgaacttctgtctcgcattcttttgtgcgaggatcaagatactttaattgaggttcacaccatgaaacatcattttctttatttttcatttctccccctaatctagggaacaatgtttcattaaaatgacaatcagcaaaacgtgctgtaaaaacgtcacctgtcataggttcaatataccttaatattgaagatgtttcatatccaacatatattcccaacctcctttgaggacccatttttgtacgttgtggtgtcgcaattggaacatacactgcacaaccaaatgttctaagatgggaaatatttggctcttgaccaaaagcaagttgtaggggggaatatttatgacttgcacttggtctgatgcgaatcaatgcagcagcatgtaaaattgcatgaccccatatagatacagggagttttgttctcattatcaatggtctagcgattaactgtaaacgtttaatcaatgactcggctaaaccattttgtgtatgcacatgagcaacagaatgttcaacaacaattcctatagacatgcaatagtcattaaatgcttgagatgtaaattcaccagcattatcaagtctcacccttttaatggtgtaatcaggaaaatgagctctcaatttaataatttgggcaagaaattttgcaaatgccacattacggcttgataacagacaaacatgagaccatctgctagatgcgtctattagaaccatgaaatatctaaatggtccacatggtggatgaattggtccacatatatcaccttgaattctttcaagaaacattggtgattctttctcaaccttaagtggtgagggtctagttatcaattttccaagagagcaagatgtacatggaaccattgtatcatgatggatttttctatcctttagtggatgtccatgagtacattcaataatccttttcatcattgttgatcctggatggcctaatctgttatgccataaactgaatacaccaggatcaatatatttttcgttaactaccatatgtatttctggtacatttatatgtgtataatgtaatccagaactaagtcttggcagtttttcaaccacatgactcttgtcagtgatacttaaatatttctcattttctgttgtcactgactgataatcatacccgttaaggtatatgtcggagaaactcaataaatttctgcttgacttgggagaaaataaggcatcatttattaaaaattttgtaccatttggtagtatgaaatttgcctttcctatcccttttatcaagttagcaggtcctgatattgtatgtatagttccttccgttggttttagatcaataaaatatttctcggatttaagtatagtgtgtgtagttccactgtctgctatacagagatctccaccacttgattgatgttgtattccagcaaaattcatattgaacttcatatataagaaataaatagtgagtacattaatattacacaatattttaaacgcaaatagatagtactgaaacatttagcaaacataatgacaaagacagacgatattaaatcgtttatttttcaaaagacacacaacttaaacattcaagaaatcttcatataaatcagatggtttctcagtgactgttggatcaatattatccacaaaatttacttccttttctttacctttcagcgaatcctgatacatcttaacaagatgtttagatgttcggcaagtattagcccagtggcccattctaccacatctgtagcaagattcttcagaatttttagaagaattttcttcaacatcttgtttaatgggcttgttttgtggttgatatttatattttcgtggattactatttctttgaccaccacggccacgaccacgaccacgtccacgcccattaccattaccataaggatggtttctaccatagttatggcttttggcatgatgatggtgatggttattataaccacgaccttgcccgcgtccttgtccctgtttataattatttgcagtatttgcttcagggattgcaagtgtaccagtaggacgggattgctgatttttcattaatagctcatcattttgctctgcaactaagagatatgaattaagttcaggatatgttttgaactttagcattctcaaatttctttgcactgtgatgtttgcagcattcattgtggagaaagttttctccatcatgtctgcatcactaatttcatgtccacagaatttaagttgtgaacatgtattatacagagctgagctgtattcatttactttcttaaagtcttggaaccttaatgttctccattgttccattgcagctggaagtaaaatttctctttgattattgaatctgcttttgagaccttcccataaaacatggggatcttctacagtcacataattattttgtaagcattcatcaatatgttgatgaataaagcaacatgccgtagcttgttctttttcagaacaagtgttgttttcatttatggtttcaagaatgcccattgatttaagatgcatttttacttttataacccatggcatgtagttgtttccagttgattctaaaagagtaaatttaagcttttccagattcgacattttctattatcaaaaattaaaacaaacatcatgataaattagagtcaatttatattcataagtatataaacattaaacataaatttaatataacataaatgataagtaggtgacagtgtcgaccatgtgtaagcaatcataaataaatgttatataacaaaaatataaatattagtaaacataaatgaaaatttggcgacagtgtcgaccatatattttttcaggtggtataaccgacctatatcattctggtggtataaccgaccatatatcattttggtggtataaccgaccatatatcattttggtggtataaccgaccatatatcattttggtggcagagccaaccatatttagtattaagattatcgtgctgataacgtgttataattcagtaggcttataactacctttagtggtttgattcttgatgttataattcagtaggcttataactacctttagtggtttgattcttgatgttataattcagtaggcttataactacctttagtgatttgattcttgatttagaatactaataatgaagtgtaagaacaaagatgataatggagagaaagaaagaaacactttgtaagtgtgtgaaatggtgcaagtttaatgcttgcattcatgagtatttatagcctaaaatctcaatataaaaatacatactttgtgtaccaaaattgactatatgtatacaccaaaattgactatccatatctatattattattattattataacaaagacAATATTTTATTTGAGACATAATAAAACCATAATCCTTTTAAAGCAACTCAATGCCGATGAAGTATGTTAAAATTGTAAGTTGTCCCAGAACAAAACTTGCACCTAGAACAAAAGGAGCAAATGTTAATATCAAATTGACATAGTACAATTGATCCAAGTGATCCAGCAGTTACCAATCCCACTATCACCAAAATTAGTGTCTTATATTTTCCCCACACTGAACCACTGTGGCTCTTGCTTGGTGGTTGGCTCGTGCTTGGTGGGAGGTTCGTGCTTGGTGGGAGGCCAGATGCTGGAGATACAACCTCAACTTGTAATTCTGAACTGTTAAAAGTCCAAGACTTTACAGTATGTGTCTCAAAGTAACCTCCGGTTGCAGCAGAAAAGCCAAAAATAACCCATTCAGGCAACACTTTAGTAAGATCAATGATGTGATTAAGTTCATTTACTACTGCCTCATTATTGGAGACTACAACATGAAGATTTTTCGATAATGAATCATACATTATAGAAGCTCGATTATCGGATCCTCCTTTTATATCAGCGTCCCATCGTTGAGACGTAACAGATTTAAGAGAGTTAACATCAATGCCTGCATGCTTCTCAGACATATTTGTTGCAATGTCCCAGTTATTGTTGCCATAAGTATCAAACTCCACTGCAACAAATTGATATGTCATCATATAAGTAGAGGCATTAACGGGAAGCCCCATAGCTCCACCAGGTGATATAAGCGTATTATTTTCAGCAAGGAAGAATGTGAGCCCATCAGCAAAATTACTAGACCCTTTTGAATTAATAACGAATGAGAATTCGGTATTAAAGTTGGCTAGCTCCCAGGAGGTTTTGTTCCAAAGGTGAAATGGTTTGAAGTATGTTGCCCGGCCAGTCAACATCGGATTTGAGGAGTCTTGTGGGGTCACCTGGATTCCTTCATCAGATACAGAAGCTCCTTGGTCAAACTGGAACATGTCATTGAATTTTGGACTAATATTTGTAACATTGAAAGAGATTGAAGCTGCATAATGGATTAAGACAAGTAGGAAACATACAGTAAACAAAGCCACCATTAAGGGAACTTTTGGTTATTTACTTATTCTTGTTTAGGTGAGACTTtactttttttctttttaaaaaaagagAAGAATTTATAGAAGGAACTATATCGTATGTACGTGCTCAGTCATATACCAAACAAAAACTTTTGGAGATAGTATGTACAGATATAGATAGCAGATCATATATATGAGGACATTATTTTGAGTCTATAGTCTACTATTGTCCTCTAAAGTCTTCTATCTATCAACTCTCATGTGTATAAAAAAGAATTGGTCCTGCTTAATATTGTGTAACTAGTTTTATGCCCGTCCGTTAGACGGAAGTTGTAAATATACCTTTTCGTAAACTGTTGAATATATAATAATAGCAAGATACTGAGTTTTATGGGCCCGTCCGTTGAAGTGTTTACCATGAACCTGACTATTATGACCAATATTTAAAGATTGCAAGGTTCGACTCGATCTGATGCAAGCAGTCCATTCGTCATCACTACTTTTGATCTATATGCATAAATTGGTGGTTTAGTTGGGTtgtaaaaaaattaaagaaaaatataATTATGGAACATATTATGAAGTTTAAGTCAGTTTTGTATAGTTATTAAAGTAGAAGGGTTGATATTGTAAATATATGTAATGATCGTTGTTAGGAGGTTACAGTTGTTACTAACTACCGGAGTTAGTTAATTAAGTTTCAGATGATAGGTTAGGTTAGAGTATATAACAGTGATTGTAATCAGTTGTAAGGAAATTCAATTCATACAATTTCACAATTTTAATTCCGtttttcatggtatcagagctatggcTCTAATCGCCTGATTTCATCATTTCGTGCCCTAATTTGTTCAATTGATCTTCTAATTCTTCAATTGATCTTCTTCTCCGATAGAATCAAGACAGATTCATTGATCGattgtgattaattcttcaaattaGCAATAGCAATTCAAAGTTATGGTGAACGTTGAGGCGAATCCGTCCAACAATCAAGCTGATATGATCAATCAAAACGCAGTGAATGATCCGTTGCATCTGGCAAGTTCGGATCATCCAGGAATGACTCTGACTAACACAGCGTTTAATGGCACAAACTTCCTTGGTTGGAGCAGAACAATCAAAATGGCGCTTGGTGCTAAGCTGAAGTTAGGGTTTATCGATGGAACACTGTCAAAACCTGTTATTACATATCCTAATTTTCAAAGGTGGACAAGGTGTGATTACATGGTGACATGCTGGATATTTAATTCAATGGTGGCTGATCTATTTGAATCATTTCTCTACTCTCAGTCTGCAGCTGGTTTATGGAAGGAACTTGAAGAAATGTATGGTCAAAGCAATGGACCATTAATCTACCAGCTGGAAAGAGATCTTAACAAAGTGACACAAGGTAGTTTGACGGTTGCTGCATATTATAACAAATTGAAAAGGTTTTGGGATGAGTTGCAGAGCCTCAATGGGATTCCAGCTTGCGGTTGTGGAAAAATGAGAGAGTGTTCATGTGGAATCACTGAGAAGTTCTTGGAGATAAGTAACAGATCAAAGCTGAAGCAGTTTCTAATGAAGTTAAATGATGAGTTTGAATCTGTTAGAAGCCAAATACTCTCTATGGATCCTTTGCCTAATATAAACAAAGCATATTACATTGTGCAACAAGTTGAAAAGCAAAAGCAAACCACTCAACATGATCTTGAACCTGCTGCCTTTTATGCAAATCACAGGCATAACACTGGTACAAATTACAAGAGATCAGTAAAAGATGACAAGAAATGTACTCATTGTCAAATGGAAGGCCACACATTTGACCAATGCTTTGAAAGAGTAGGTTATCCAGATTGGTATAAGGGTAAGAAAGGAAAGAAAGGGAACAAAATGGCTGCACAAGTGTTTTCTGAACTTGACACTTATATGCAAAGGGATACACCTTTTAGTTTAGAGTATGAGAATCAGCTATCAAATGACAAGATTGAT
This genomic window from Rutidosis leptorrhynchoides isolate AG116_Rl617_1_P2 chromosome 2, CSIRO_AGI_Rlap_v1, whole genome shotgun sequence contains:
- the LOC139887878 gene encoding agglutinin-2-like, with protein sequence MVALFTVCFLLVLIHYAASISFNVTNISPKFNDMFQFDQGASVSDEGIQVTPQDSSNPMLTGRATYFKPFHLWNKTSWELANFNTEFSFVINSKGSSNFADGLTFFLAENNTLISPGGAMGLPVNASTYMMTYQFVAVEFDTYGNNNWDIATNMSEKHAGIDVNSLKSVTSQRWDADIKGGSDNRASIMYDSLSKNLHVVVSNNEAVVNELNHIIDLTKVLPEWVIFGFSAATGGYFETHTVKSWTFNSSELQVEVVSPASGLPPSTNLPPSTSQPPSKSHSGSVWGKYKTLILVIVGLVTAGSLGSIVLCQFDINICSFCSRCKFCSGTTYNFNILHRH